TTTTGTTTCCAAACGCAACCATTTGCATGATCTAGCATCTTGGTAATATGAGTAGAAAAGTATTTTTGATTTTATTGATGGTCGTAGGGCTCGCAGGATGCAGTCTGGACGACGATAATCGTCCCAATGTAGTTTATGGCTATGTTGGGGTTGATGCGGTCGATGTACCTGATTCATTTGAACTGGGCGAGACCTACGAGATTGAGGTAGACCTTACCTTATCAAATCCCTGTCTTGATTTTGCCGGTTTTGACATGATCAGAGCTGAAGAAAACACTAGAATTGTAAGAACCGTGGTCGCTCAGTATGAAGGAACAGACTGTGATCAGGAGGAAGCTAGACAAATTACAGAGATATTTGAATTCCAAGTAATTTTTACTGAAGATTACACATTTAAATTTCTGAATGGTGTTGATGAAAATGGAGAAGAAACATTTTTGGAATTTGTAGTACCAGTTAATTCCTAATTTCCATGCGTGGCGCTTAAGCAGCTTATAGAAAATTGCAAGAAAAACGATAGAAAATCCCAGAAGGAAATTTATGAGCTGTACGCAGCTAGACTTTATGGGAGCTGCTTGAAGTATGCCGCAACTGAAGAGGATGCTCAAGACGTTTTGCAAGATTCTTTTATCACGATATTTAAAAAGATCGATCAGTATAAAGATAAAGGGTCATTTGAGGGTTGGTGCAGGAGGATCGTGATCAATAAGGCTCTAGGAAAGTATCGCAAGAATAAACTGCATACGGTAGGTGAGGAGCGTTTGATCAACATAGAGGCAGAGGTTGAGGTTAAGGAAGTAGATGATCTAGCTTTGGACGATCTCTTAAAATTTGTTAGGGATTTACCAGAGCGATACAGATTGGTTTTTTCGCTTTATGTTTTGGATGGCTATTCACATAAGGAAATAGCACAAATGATGGAAATAAGTGAGGGAACATCTAAGTCTAATTTGAGTAGGGCTCGAGGCCTGCTTCAGGATAAAATTATAGAGTGGCGAGATAGCAATCGCAGCAGCGCCATTTAGTTATGAGTGATAAAAAGAACATAGACCGTCTTTACCAAGAGAGGTTTAAGGAATTTGAACCTACTCCACCTGCTGACATGTGGAGTAAAATCGAGAAAGAACTTCCCAAGGAGAAAAAGCGCAGAATCACACCATTCTGGTATTATGGTGGTATCGCTGCCGGCTTAGCTCTTTTATTAAGTCTTTTTCTTTTTCAACAGGATAATGATCCTAATATTACAAAGGATCAATTTGTCAAAACTTCAAGTGCTACCGAAGAGCAATCTCAAGATAATTCCCAAACTGAGGCAGTTGCCTCTGAAGAAGATGTACCCTCTAATTCCAGCACGCCTTCACCACAGAACCTACGAGATGTGTCTCAGTCAGATGCCGGTGTAACGAATGCGAGTGTTGCGAGCCAAGAAAACAATCGCTCACAGAATTCAAATAATGTGGTTGGAACCGCTCAGGTCAACAAAAAACCTGCTCCTACCGGAAATCGATCAAATCCATCAACTAAAACAAACAAATCATCAACCATTAATTCAAGTACAGATTACGCGGCTTTTAACCTGCCTAAAACCAGCCGTGATAATCATAGGGAAACTAAAAATGAAATTGTAGAGACTCCCGTTGATGAGAGAACCAGTATATCGGCTACAACAAAGAATGAGCAGTTCAAAAAGTCAGATGTCGTTGGGAATAAAACTAAGATAGAGAAGGAAAATCAGGATGCATTAACGGTGTTTAATGAAAAGGAACAAGATTCATTGGCTAATGAATTGGTCAAGAACGCTGTTGCTTCAGAAGAAAGCAAGTCAGATTCTCTCGATGTTCAGCAAACCAACTCCAGAAAATTCACAGGAAGTACGCTCATTGCTCCAGTGTATTCAAATTCATTGTCTGGTAGCTCGATCAATACCGCCGTTGCAGATAATGCCACCCAAGCCGGTTATAACCTGAGCTACGGTGTTTCCTTAGCTTATGATCTTAATGACAGGTGGAGTTTGAGAACCGGAATTCATAAAACTGATGTATCCTATAATACCGGTGATGTGCGTTATGCGAGCAGTGACCCTACTATTGATGGACCGTTTGCAACAGCTTTTGACGCCTCAGCAGTTATGGATCAGGGTTCACTCCCTACGGTTACCAGCTCGATGCCTTTTGCTCCAGATCTTGTTTCAAATGCATTTTTGGGTCTTGATGGAGAGCTGTCACAGCAGCTGGGATATATAGAAGTACCACTTGAAATGCGCTACAAACTCATTAATTCTAGATTAAACCTAAGTGTTGCCGGTGGTTTTAGCGCTTTGTTCTTACAACAGAACCAAGTTCAGATTATAGGAGACAATCGTAGATTGGATCTGGGTAGCGATAATAACTTCAGAGACTTTAATCAGAGTGCAAACTTTGGTTTGGGATTGGATTATGGACTTACAGATCGATTGGGGATCATGCTGGAACCTATGTTCAAATACCAATTTAACGCGCTCTCAAACGATCCTACAGGCTTTAGGCCCTACACAATTGCTGTGTACAGTGGTCTGACCTATAAATTTTAACGGTGGCTGTCCAGCATTGCGGGCAGTAACTGTTCTTATGAAAAAGAAAGCATTGGGTTTACAAACTCGATATTGCAATGATGACGAAAAGCCGCTCCTGTGCCATGGGGCGGTTTTTTAATTCTAGCAACTTTGGTTTATTAAGTAGCGTTTTTCAGATCGTGAAGTATGATGTTTCTTACGCTTTCGCGAAAGCGTACTTTATCTTCTTGTAGATTCATACCTTTAGTGGGAACGCTCTTATGGACAATCGCTCGCATCCTACCCATGCTACCCTTAAAGAACGTGAACGGAAAACGCTTTTTATTATCCAGCAATGTGACCGGCAACACTGGTATCTGATGCTCAATCGCCAGTCTAAAAGCACCGTCCTTAAAAGTGTCGAGTAGAATATCTTCATCATCAGGTACACCGCCCTCGGGAAAAATGCAGATTCCTACACCATCGTGTAAGCGCTGTCGTGCACGATCAAATACAGCCTTCCTACTTCTCGCATTGTTGCGATCCACGAGTATGCAGGTACGTTTATAGAAAAAGCCAAAAATGGGAATCTTAGCCAGTTCAGCTTTGCCTACAAAAACGAATGGATTACGCGAAATCAGCAACATCATCATGATATC
This genomic interval from Nonlabens spongiae contains the following:
- a CDS encoding RNA polymerase sigma factor, which translates into the protein MALKQLIENCKKNDRKSQKEIYELYAARLYGSCLKYAATEEDAQDVLQDSFITIFKKIDQYKDKGSFEGWCRRIVINKALGKYRKNKLHTVGEERLINIEAEVEVKEVDDLALDDLLKFVRDLPERYRLVFSLYVLDGYSHKEIAQMMEISEGTSKSNLSRARGLLQDKIIEWRDSNRSSAI
- a CDS encoding outer membrane beta-barrel protein — translated: MSDKKNIDRLYQERFKEFEPTPPADMWSKIEKELPKEKKRRITPFWYYGGIAAGLALLLSLFLFQQDNDPNITKDQFVKTSSATEEQSQDNSQTEAVASEEDVPSNSSTPSPQNLRDVSQSDAGVTNASVASQENNRSQNSNNVVGTAQVNKKPAPTGNRSNPSTKTNKSSTINSSTDYAAFNLPKTSRDNHRETKNEIVETPVDERTSISATTKNEQFKKSDVVGNKTKIEKENQDALTVFNEKEQDSLANELVKNAVASEESKSDSLDVQQTNSRKFTGSTLIAPVYSNSLSGSSINTAVADNATQAGYNLSYGVSLAYDLNDRWSLRTGIHKTDVSYNTGDVRYASSDPTIDGPFATAFDASAVMDQGSLPTVTSSMPFAPDLVSNAFLGLDGELSQQLGYIEVPLEMRYKLINSRLNLSVAGGFSALFLQQNQVQIIGDNRRLDLGSDNNFRDFNQSANFGLGLDYGLTDRLGIMLEPMFKYQFNALSNDPTGFRPYTIAVYSGLTYKF
- a CDS encoding lysophospholipid acyltransferase family protein, translated to MPLYRVWFYVLMGVPIIVLFPILVVFTISEKTYHIFFAIARFWAAIIIYGMGFYPQVKRLGKMDPKQSYMLVANHTSMTDIMMMLLISRNPFVFVGKAELAKIPIFGFFYKRTCILVDRNNARSRKAVFDRARQRLHDGVGICIFPEGGVPDDEDILLDTFKDGAFRLAIEHQIPVLPVTLLDNKKRFPFTFFKGSMGRMRAIVHKSVPTKGMNLQEDKVRFRESVRNIILHDLKNAT